One stretch of Brevibacillus laterosporus DNA includes these proteins:
- a CDS encoding ABC transporter permease, which produces MKSKGKLLAFPGFLWLTIFFLVPMLFVVMLSFLKRGVYGQIVYEFTLANYARFFESLYVQIFIETLLVSLGTTFICLLLGYPLAYMITRLDRKWQNIWLLLVMIPFWINFLVRSYAWVIILRTQGLVNTVLQSLGLIDQPLTLLYTPGAVLLGMVYALLPFIILPIYVSLEQLDRKKLEAAYDLGATPAKTFWHITLPLTMPGVVSGCILVFVSSLGMFVVPDVMGGAKSSLFGNVIQNQFLSARDWPFGSALSMVIVVFSIIMIYLYYRSTKMQEKQEGRG; this is translated from the coding sequence TTGAAAAGTAAAGGAAAGCTACTCGCCTTCCCAGGATTCCTGTGGTTGACGATCTTCTTTTTAGTTCCCATGCTTTTTGTGGTTATGCTCTCTTTTCTTAAACGGGGAGTATACGGGCAAATCGTCTATGAATTTACACTAGCCAACTATGCTAGGTTTTTTGAGTCGTTATACGTACAAATCTTTATAGAAACCTTACTAGTATCCTTGGGGACAACCTTTATTTGTTTATTACTAGGATATCCTTTGGCATATATGATTACCCGATTAGATCGTAAGTGGCAAAACATATGGCTCTTGCTAGTTATGATTCCATTTTGGATTAATTTCCTGGTTCGCTCTTACGCTTGGGTCATCATTCTACGTACACAAGGTCTGGTAAACACTGTTTTACAATCGCTTGGCCTTATCGACCAACCGCTCACGCTCTTGTATACACCAGGAGCCGTTTTGCTCGGGATGGTCTATGCGTTGTTGCCGTTTATTATTTTACCGATCTATGTTTCTTTAGAACAACTGGACCGTAAAAAACTAGAAGCTGCCTATGACTTAGGAGCTACACCAGCCAAAACATTTTGGCATATTACCCTGCCTCTAACCATGCCAGGGGTTGTGAGCGGTTGTATTCTAGTATTTGTCTCTTCCTTGGGTATGTTCGTCGTTCCAGATGTAATGGGTGGAGCCAAATCTTCGCTATTTGGTAATGTTATTCAAAACCAATTCCTATCCGCACGTGACTGGCCGTTTGGTTCAGCATTATCCATGGTTATTGTGGTCTTCTCGATCATTATGATTTATTTATACTATCGCTCAACCAAAATGCAAGAAAAACAAGAAGGGAGAGGATGA
- a CDS encoding ABC transporter permease: MKMRKNLLFAYSLAIIAFLYLPIAVLILYSFNDSRINATWSGFTLKWYASLFENDRVLDALMNSLIIAVVTTVVTTILAAFLSLALHRYKFRFKQAFNGLIYLPILIPDILMGLSLLVMFSQLYMSLGKLTIIIAHITFSLSFAVVIITARLAGMGQELEEAAQDLGASAFKTFRYVTLPIISPGLIAAALMTFTMSLDDFVISFFVAGPDSTTLPLYIYGMVKRGVSPELNALSTIMILVIVVLIVLAESLAFKGTGNKTTQE, from the coding sequence ATGAAAATGCGTAAGAATCTCCTGTTTGCCTACTCCTTGGCGATTATCGCGTTTTTGTATTTACCTATCGCGGTACTCATCCTCTACTCTTTTAATGATTCGAGGATCAACGCCACTTGGTCAGGGTTTACCTTAAAGTGGTACGCTTCGCTGTTTGAAAATGATCGAGTGCTAGATGCCTTGATGAACAGTTTGATTATTGCCGTAGTTACAACGGTGGTCACTACCATTCTGGCAGCTTTTCTGTCTCTGGCCCTCCATCGTTACAAATTTCGCTTTAAGCAAGCGTTCAATGGGTTAATCTATTTACCAATCCTAATTCCTGATATTCTAATGGGATTATCTTTACTCGTTATGTTTAGTCAATTGTATATGTCACTGGGCAAGCTAACGATTATCATTGCCCATATCACATTTAGCTTGTCATTTGCAGTGGTCATCATTACCGCTCGCTTGGCTGGCATGGGACAAGAGCTAGAGGAAGCAGCTCAAGATTTAGGCGCCTCTGCCTTTAAAACGTTCCGCTATGTTACTTTACCGATTATTTCCCCAGGATTAATCGCAGCTGCTTTAATGACGTTTACGATGTCTCTGGATGATTTCGTAATCAGCTTCTTTGTAGCAGGACCAGACTCTACTACACTACCACTATATATATATGGAATGGTTAAGCGTGGTGTCTCACCTGAATTAAATGCTCTTTCCACAATAATGATCCTTGTGATTGTGGTATTAATTGTTCTTGCTGAATCACTTGCTTTTAAAGGTACCGGAAACAAAACCACTCAAGAATAA